One Coffea arabica cultivar ET-39 chromosome 5c, Coffea Arabica ET-39 HiFi, whole genome shotgun sequence DNA window includes the following coding sequences:
- the LOC113689322 gene encoding protein ULTRAPETALA 1-like, whose protein sequence is MEDTDTANTMKMTLFSEEEVRDIYGLKWGCGGGGSDDDDYIEVSCGCTSHRYGDAAGRLRVFSSGFLEISCECFPGCKEDKLTPAAFEQHSGRETSRKWKNNIWVIVDGYKMPLYKTALLKYYNQASKSGNGSSRSRNVKVHRDEFVRCRECNKERRFRLRNKEECRSYHDALADLNWKCSDMPHDEVNCDDDEERASRRIYRGCSQSSTCKGCTSCVCFGCEICRFSDCSCQTCSDFTRNAEA, encoded by the exons ATGGAGGATACTGATACTGCTAATACGATGAAGATGACGTTGTTTAGTGAAGAAGAGGTGAGGGACATTTACGGGTTGAAATGGGGCTGCGGCGGTGGTGGTAGCGATGACGATGACTACATAGAGGTGTCGTGTGGCTGCACCAGCCATCGATATGGGGATGCCGCAGGTCGACTTCGGGTTTTCTCTTCTGGTTTTCTTGAAATCAGCTGTGAATGCTTCCCTGGTTGTAAGGAAG ACAAGCTGACACCAGCTGCATTTGAGCAACATTCTGGAAGAGAAACATCTAGGAAATGGAAGAATAATATCTGGGTTATTGTTGATGGGTACAAAATGCCCTTGTACAAGACAGCAttgctcaaatattacaatcaaGCATCAAAAAGTGGTAATGGTTCAAGCAGATCACGCAATGTGAAAGTCCATCGTGACGAGTTTGTTAGATGCAGAGAATGCAATAAAGAGCGCAGGTTCCGTCTCCGCAACAAAGAGGAATGCCGTAGTTACCATGATGCTTTGGCAGATTTAAATTGGAAATGCTCTGACATGCCTCATGATGA GGTTAACTGTGACGATGATGAAGAAAGAGCAAGTCGCAGGATCTACAGGGGCTGTTCCCAATCTTCAACATGCAAGGGTTGCACCTCTTGTGTCTGTTTCGGTTGTGAAATCTGTAGGTTCTCAGACTGCAGCTGCCAGACTTGCTCTGATTTCACTAGGAATGCAGAAGCTTAA